A DNA window from Bombus vancouverensis nearcticus chromosome 6, iyBomVanc1_principal, whole genome shotgun sequence contains the following coding sequences:
- the LOC117161260 gene encoding uncharacterized protein LOC117161260 isoform X1, with product MAWFGDGLPSLSNLKGQLTSFTKEVLSEGIVEEIDERSKALKEANERCVELQEILNSKDAEISLLRRQNCELQKAVVELNAKPKDSNDSNHDDEGEVFFWDPPSTKNRNSKSRNHVRQLQEQLAQATLKIRDLEIELKRIQKGNNSSLKDELTDGHQKAEFLRAKQDMVNRIIQMEEKSRETEKNTRRMQSDEIALINDFRTVLSKLNSLEKLDLVRGALKALETENEKYSEANKQEKSDFDEKFKRPNSVSHETAALKPNFDVSSENHMRDEFIKVSSNKESELYKKIEELQEENKRLFASVEELDQQHEQSIEKLLSLKEEVEKKHQCLQNAYEQLYVDYNQAQDKVVQLEGKLVEFSTLIRAETVDHTVQTNSLESVDKHIQTNDLEMEENESTDEQYEGNVVDELTKRVKNILKSSFVEIEPDESIFEALAKQYIDVKWTKDVVESETEWLHEEVKRLQVENSALRKKNSLRKKNAMLRSTCPNETRLKNQGQSPPAPRTRKSAKLENIPEDIEDTFNTMENLNRKLHTTLDENDKLRKKIDLLENTEKETQEQLRISLEKCKYLDENIKLVEELKFDLENVRRELKTSVSNGKQLENSLAILRGMRDEIQKENEEVFRKNEQLEIEISQWRESNSETGNNDTLKDLQEQLVKANREKDDLDYDILNMRKELDEAFNQIELKESYIAKMSQENESLTKEKISWLEQLTAIQDESNDKLDLVNMEKSLLEQEQTELKEKVANNEKVINEIRERLRESEERYVELNSEFLSMKKTTEKLQLEKENLQNEIKKREELKSELELSELTEKFCSMQNDYAQMENKIETLRLKERELIKLQESFATVAEENETLKTKYEVARDSCIKLEHNIAYLQAEKKELLNRINENVYDKEKQQITAILEEKIRENDTLKDDNSKLMAEIINSQKKLQKAIDENTESADMAKETIESLSHLIREKDEEINNLKSALYLAKTDTETLDFATIKNERDELVKLVTIKHNENVQYHDEIQRLTHLLNEQTSRGQNLLTEKDLNVSELKDIATLQHELRAVEQRLRNAEESNSKETCGIVEHSTQTTEIAILNEKCNALEAALIQEQSNNRMLQNQLSESQGKEANAAKELERLRAHLVEMESSYTEDALLAEETRKELEVKLQQAEEKMKSSSNAYTSASIRANQQVETLQQQMALIVQQRDDIQNKLAIAEDKILSQTTSLTNLQIVLEQFQRDKEKDIIAATERIQSKLIESHKKQEELANDVTILKEQLAEAKECLQAASRLSEQLDKKTERIEQLNQEVDRLTNLVNTADHRIEEAKQSGEGKIDKTLIKNLLLGYLSSSAADKSSVLRVFSTILDFNETEKDKAGLSNTVGQNSWFSRLTGGSTDPNKDQEASLSAAFIRFLENESKPKPQLPALPIQTSTLPRPGHSRQHSTSSTQSTSLLSNVNLPTFPDFIPARNTGSILKEVLKDS from the exons AACGATAGTAATCACGATGACGAGGGCGAGGTATTTTTTTGGGATCCGCCGTCCACGAAAAATCGAAATTCAAAAAGTCGGAATCACGTGCGACAATTGCAAGAACAACTGGCACAAGCCACCCTGAAAATACGAGATTTAGAAATCGAACTTAAACGTATTCAGAAG GGTAACAATTCCTCTTTGAAAGATGAACTCACCGATGGCCATCAAAAAGCGGAATTCTTAAGAGCAAAGCAAGATATGGTGAACCGTAtaatacaaatggaagaaaag AGCCGGGAAACCGAGAAAAACACGAGACGCATGCAATCGGATGAAATAGCGTTGATCAACGATTTCCGTACGGTGCTGTCCAAATTGAACTCCCTCGAGAAGCTGGATTTAGTTCGTGGCGCGCTAAAAGCGCTGGAAACTGAGAACGAGAAATATAGCGAGGCTAATAAACAAGAAAAGTCTGACTTCGATGAGAAGTTTAAGAGGCCCAACAGCGTCAGCCACGAGACCGCCGCGTTGAAGCCTAATTTCGACGTGAGTTCGGAGAACCACATGCGAGATGAGTTTATCAAGGTATCAAGCAACAAAGAATCGGAATTGTACAAGAAAATCGAGGAACTTcaggaagaaaataaaagattattcgcCAGTGTAGAAGAATTGGATCAGCAGCATGAACAATCGATAG AAAAACTACTGTCCCTCAAGGAAGAGGTCGAAAAAAAACACCAGTGCCTTCAAAACGCTTACGAACAGCTTTACGTAGACTACAACCAGGCTCAAGATAAAGTCGTCCAACTGGAAGGTAAACTCGTGGAATTCAGCACGCTGATACGAGCAGAAACTGTCGACCATACCGTACAAACTAACAGTTTAGAGAGCGTAGATAAACATATCCAAACAAATGACCTAGAAATGGAAGAAAACGAATCGACCGACGAGCAGTATGAGGGAAATGTGGTCGACGAATTAACCAAGAGGGTCAAGAATATTTTGAAGAGTTCCTTTGTAGAAATAGAACCGGATGAGTCGATTTTCGAGGCTCTGGCGAAGCAGTACATTGACGTGAAATGGACGAAAGACGTGGTGGAATCGGAAACTGAATGGTTGCACGAGGAGGTGAAGCGTCTTCAAGTAGAAAATTCCGCGTTGCGCAAGAAAAACTcgttaagaaagaaaaatgcgATGTTACGAAGTACTTGTCCAAACGAAACACGATTAAAGAATCAAGGCCAGTCGCCACCTGCACCTCGGACGAGAAAATCagcaaaattagaaaatattccAGAAGATATCGAGGACACGTTTAATACAATGGAAAATCTGAATCGGAAATTGCATACGACATTGGATGAGAATGACAAGTTACGAAAGAAGATCGATTTATTGGAGAACACGGAGAAAGAAACGCAGGAACAGCTGAGAATATCATTGGAGAAATGCAAGTATTTAGATGAGAACATCAAATTAGTCGAGGAGCTGAAATTCGATCTTGAGAACGTGAGACGAGAATTGAAAACGTCTGTTTCCAATGGAAAACAATTAGAAAACAGTTTGGCGATTCTGCGAGGTATGAGAGACGAAATTCAAAAGGAAAACGAGGAAGTGTTTCGAAAAAATGAACAGTTAGAAATAGAGATCTCGCAGTGGCGTGAAAGTAATTCAGAGACAGGGAATAACGATACGTTAAAAGATCTTCAGGAACAATTAGTCAAAGCTAATCGCGAGAAAGATGACTTAGACTACGACATATTAAACATGAGAAAAGAATTGGACGAAGCGTTCAACCAAATAGAGTTGAAAGAAAGTTACATAGCGAAGATGAGTCAAGAGAACGAAAGTTTAACGAAAGAAAAGATTTCCTGGTTGGAACAGTTAACTGCCATTCAAGACGAGTCCAACGATAAATTAGACTTGGTAAACATGGAAAAATCTTTGTTAGAGCAAGAACAGACGGAATTGAAAGAAAAAGTGGCGAATAATGAAAAAGTGATAAATGAAATTAGGGAACGATTACGAGAATCGGAAGAAAGGTACGTAGAATTAAACAGTGAATTTTTGTCGATGAAGAAAACGACCGAGAAGCTTCaattggaaaaagaaaatttgcaAAACGAAATAAAGAAACGCGAAGAATTAAAGAGTGAATTAGAGCTTAGCGAGTTAACTGAAAAATTTTGTTCCATGCAGAACGATTATGCTCAAATggagaataaaatagaaacatTACGTTTGAAAGAGAGGGAATTGATAAAATTACAAGAGAGTTTCGCCACCGTTGCCGAAGAAAATGAAACTTTAAAAACGAAATACGAAGTAGCCAGGGATAGCTGTATCAAGTTGGAGCATAATATTGCATATCTACAAGCGGAGAAAAAAGAGTTATTAAATCGTATAAATGAAAATGTCTATGATAAGGAAAAGCAACAAATTACAGCTATTTTAGAGGAAAAGATACGAGAAAATGATACTTTGAAGGATGACAACAGTAAATTAATGGCAGAAATCATCAATTCGCAAAAGAAATTACAAAAGGCAATTGACGAAAATACAGAATCAGCTGATATGGCCAAAGAAACGATAGAAAGTCTATCTCATCTTATTAGAGAAAAAGACGAAGAGATTAATAACCTGAAAAGCGCACTCTATCTTGCAAAGACTGATACAGAAACACTCGATTTTGCGACTATAAAGAACGAAAGGGACGAACTTGTGAAACTTGTAACCATCAAACACAATGAAAATGTGCAATATCATGACGAAATTCAAAGGTTGACGCACCTCTTGAACGAACAAACATCGCGAGGTCAGAACTTGCTAACAGAGAAAGACTTAAATGTCTCTGAATTAAAGGACATAGCTACTCTGCAGCATGAACTGCGGGCAGTCGAACAACGTTTGAGAAATGCCGAAGAATCGAACAGCAAAGAAACTTGCGGGATCGTCGAACACTCAACGCAAACAACGGAAATTGCGATTCTTAATGAGAAATGTAACGCGTTGGAAGCAGCTCTAATTCAAGAGCAATCGAACAATAGAATGCTACAGAATCAACTTAGCGAAAGCCAAGGCAAAGAAGCGAACGCCGCAAAGGAGTTAGAAAGGCTACGAGCACATTTGGTTGAAATGGAATCAAGCTATACGGAAGACGCCTTACTTGCGGAGGAAACGCGAAAAGAATTAGAAGTGAAATTACAGCAGGCTGAAGAAAAAATGAAGAGCAGTTCAAACGCGTACACGTCCGCGAGTATAAGAGCAAATCAGCAAGTGGAAACGTTACAACAACAAATGGCGTTGATTGTTCAACAAAGGGATGATATACAAAATAAGTTAGCTATCGCTGAAGATAAGATCTTATCACAGACTACGTCCTTAACTAATTTACAGATAGTCTTGGAACAATTCCAACGAG ATAAGGAAAAAGATATCATAGCGGCAACTGAGAGAATTCAATCTAAACTAATCGAATCCCATAAAAAACAAGAAGAGTTGGCCAATGATGTCACAATTCTTAAG GAACAATTAGCTGAAGCTAAAGAATGCTTACAAGCAGCATCCAGATTAAGCGAACAACTCGATAAAAAAACAGAACGAATCGAACAGCTAAACCAAGAAG TGGACCGATTAACAAATCTTGTAAATACTGCTGATCACAGGATAGAAGAGGCAAAGCAAAGTGGAGAGGGAAAAATTGATAA GACTCTCATTAAAAACCTCTTATTGGGTTACCTGTCCTCGTCGGCAGCAGATAAATCTTCGGTGCTTAGAGTGTTTTCCACAATTTTGGATTTCAATGAAACAGAGAAGGATAAAGCAGGGTTGAGTAATACAGTCGGGCAAAATAGCTGGTTTTCTCGTTTAACTGGTGGATCTACCGATCCTAATAag GATCAAGAAGCGTCTTTGTCAGCAGCATTTATTAGATTTCTAGAAAACGAATCGAAACCTAAGCCACAGTTACCAGCATTACCAATTCAAACATCG ACATTACCACGACCTGGTCATAGTAGGCAACATTCTACGTCATCAACACAATCTACTTCGTTACTTTCCAATGTAAATTTACCAACATTCCCGGATTTTATCCCAGCCAGAAATACAGGATCTATTTTGAAAGAAGTATTGAAGGACAGCTGA